One genomic segment of Burkholderia multivorans ATCC BAA-247 includes these proteins:
- a CDS encoding LysR substrate-binding domain-containing protein, translating into MRITPLPPLQCLVAFEAAVRHASFTRAAAELHLTQSAISRQIQQLEEFLGRSLFVREHRSLRLTIAGEQYAAQVHHLLTQCAEATHDVMKPYGDLELTIACSSGVALLWLTPRLPDFRAAYPNIKLRLIVRDGLASMSPAEFDVGVYYVRQQAPAEYTARRLFDEEVFPVCAPRYLAGRTLDAADLANETLLRLEDGQRQWMSWSEWFDQNDIDRPKAQPQDITINSYPQIVQMTILGQGVSLGWRYMIDACIEAGLLVRVTDASASHGGGYYVISPNDRAQNQAARLFSRWLFEQAERQIAA; encoded by the coding sequence ATGCGCATCACGCCCCTGCCGCCCCTGCAATGTCTCGTCGCGTTCGAAGCCGCCGTGCGGCACGCGAGCTTCACGCGCGCGGCCGCCGAACTGCACCTGACCCAAAGCGCGATCAGCCGTCAGATCCAGCAGCTCGAGGAATTCCTCGGCCGCTCGCTGTTCGTCCGCGAACACCGTTCGCTGCGGCTGACGATCGCCGGCGAGCAATACGCGGCGCAGGTGCATCACCTGCTCACGCAATGCGCGGAAGCGACGCACGACGTGATGAAGCCGTACGGCGACCTCGAGCTGACGATCGCCTGCTCGTCCGGTGTGGCGCTGCTGTGGCTCACGCCGCGGCTACCCGACTTTCGCGCCGCGTATCCGAACATCAAGCTGCGGCTGATCGTGCGCGACGGGCTCGCGTCGATGTCGCCGGCGGAGTTCGATGTGGGCGTCTACTACGTACGTCAGCAGGCGCCCGCCGAATACACCGCGCGCCGCCTGTTCGACGAGGAAGTGTTTCCCGTCTGCGCACCGCGCTATCTGGCCGGACGCACGCTCGACGCGGCCGATCTCGCGAACGAAACGCTGCTGCGCCTCGAGGACGGTCAGCGTCAGTGGATGTCGTGGTCCGAATGGTTCGATCAGAACGACATCGACCGGCCGAAGGCGCAGCCGCAAGACATCACGATCAACTCGTATCCGCAGATCGTGCAGATGACGATACTCGGTCAAGGCGTGTCGCTCGGCTGGCGCTACATGATCGACGCCTGCATCGAGGCCGGGCTGCTCGTGCGCGTCACCGACGCATCGGCGAGCCACGGCGGCGGCTATTACGTGATCTCGCCGAACGACCGCGCGCAGAACCAGGCCGCGCGCCTGTTCTCGCGCTGGCTGTTCGAACAGGCGGAGCGGCAAATCGCGGCCTGA